A window of Castanea sativa cultivar Marrone di Chiusa Pesio chromosome 8, ASM4071231v1 genomic DNA:
attaatcattatttatgaaatttgtttcCATACAATCATCCACATGTTGTTGTGAGGAACTCAAAAACACAAGTATGTTACacaaataataagttattgattGGTATTGAAACATCTAGTTAGTCAACAGAATCAGTACCGACTCAGTACATATAGTACAAGTATAAACTATTTTCCGAGAAACACTCCATAGGAATAAAGATGTAGTTCATAATTCTAATCAGAAATTTCAATTTGGAATTTCAGATTTGATTCATAATTTAGAAAGAATAAATACTTTATAATAagttattcttaaaataaaagaatgattaagtttatattttctaaatagtttaaatttttagaataattGCTAATTTATCATGATATTGGTCCTAAGTATAAAACCAAGCAAGAATCGAGAACCACTCAACCATCCCTTTTTGCATCTAATTTTACCACCttcttttatattaattttaccaatttcacgaaattgtcaaaataaaaacttgagagagagaCCCTACATTTTCAAAAAGGAGACATGATCTTCACTAATATTTTGAGTATTTGGGCTTAACTTTTCCTCAAACAAATACCGTCATTGAAAGAATTTTGAGTGTCCTTGTAACTATAGTTGAAGTTCTCATAGAAAACAGTTTACTGTTTGGTTTAAATAAGATAACTCAATAACATGGATAAAGAGTTCCAATGACAGTTCAACagtaataacatttttttttttgtagtattcCATGTCTATGATTCAAACTCCACCTCCCCACACCCACTgtctatcaaaaaataatagtaatgataataacaataacacAGATAACCAAATTCTTAAAAGTGTTTAAAAGCTAGTAGAGCCTagaaaacaatttaattttattttattttattttttagaggggggggggggggaggtcaGAGGTGTTAAGCACGAACTTCAAAGTCTCCAATCAAAATGATATTGCAGTAAACATTCAAGATTTGGTTGTACATGTTCAAACTTGATGAATCATTGGGgagacaacaaaaaaaaaaaacttggtctTTCCTAAAATGCCCCACCAATGAAATGATCAATACCAGAAAGGAAACCAAAAATTCTCTTTCCTTCCATTTTGCTATCCTCCTTATTTCATCTTCTCAGCCAAACAGTCCATAAAGGATGAAATGGATTCATGTCTAATGTCAACCATCATAGACCATGATGCAAATTTGAACAGACATTTCATTTCAACTAGGAACaatctttcaagtttcaatcaCACTCAATCACAAAAGTTTAAGATGAAcatgcatgaaacatgaatgGACCATGAGTCATAGAAAGAAAACTTACAAACAAAACCTAACCATGTGATCATAACCACAACAATATACCTGAGGAGATAAAAAGAGCTACAAAAATTCCCCCCACATATATCTACCTACAATGTAAACCTGAGCAAACATACTAAAATGGTTGTTAGCAAGGTTGTCCACTGGAAATAACAGGCCCGATGAAGTGAATCTGATTGAGAAGTGTGAAGTTCTACTGAAAATCTGCAATTACCCACTGATGGATCAACAGTTGTGATTAAACCCAAACCTCCAAAGTCACAGCTGTCTGTCCTTTGATCATGCTGCTGATAGTAGCTATTAAACGCATATGATATATTCCCAGGCCAGCTGATATTGAAACAAGACCCACCAGGAGAGAGTGCAGTGCAATCAGAAACATAACATGCCTCTGAAGCTCTTGCACTTGCATTAGACAAGTCTCTGTTATTGTTCACAACACACCACTTGGATGGAAGATACTCCACATTTTGTGCATTCTCTAGGTTTTTTGAACCCTGGCCAAAATCAACCTGATACTTGGCTTGGCCATCAAAAGTAAACACTCCCCAATGTCTCTCAAAATTTCCAGTGGTTATGCTTCTTTCGTCCTCATCTAACAGGCTAAATATGTATGTTTCAATCGGTGGATCCTGAGGTCTAAGTGGGGTACCCAATTTGCTATGAAGATGATTTATCAGACTTTTCATGAATGTCTCTGCAATGGATGGGGTTGCGTTTGTTGCTCCATCTGTAGGCCAACCAATCTGTGCCACAACAATATCTATTTTGGGAAATCCAACAATCGATAATGCATTAATGAGAGTATCATAGCTTAAGTCAAAGCTATTTTTGTATGTCCTGTGGCTGTCATTATGAGGGTGAGCAGTTTCTTTGAACAGAGAAAAGGCAAGGGAAATGTTCTTGTTTTGGTGGATAGTTACAAATGGAGAGATGGTCACAAAGAATGGTGAGCCATGCTTACTGAGAAATGTGAGGAGCTGGATCATAGTTTTGTTGAGGTCAGACCTGAAGTGTCCCTTTGAGGGCAGGTTGGATTCTGACAGGAAGGCATCAAAACTGCAAGGGACCACAACCCTCACCTTGCCTTCCAAGTTTGCTTTGATCAAAGCTGCCTGGATGTTTGTGGCTGCTCCAATGACAAAGGGATGGAACTGTTCACCATAACGTTGGAGAAATGGCTCGTCTCCAACAGCAACATACCTGTAGATAATCTGATTAGTAGCTATATTAATAAGATGAGCCCACACCCTTATGGATAAGCAAAACCAATTTACCTTTTGGTTAGAACAACAAACTCATACTAATAGTAACTGGGGTAATATAAGAGGCTCAAAATAGTCTCATGCCCTTAATAGTTTGTCCTTAATTTGCATCGCTGACTAAACATGCAACATGCAGAGAAAGGGGATAGTGACATAAAGAGGAGCACAGAAGCAAACTCGTCGTAAGAATCTTAAGTCCAAAGTGAATCATAACTTGATTAATATGAAACCCATTACCAGTTAGGGTGAGGTGATGAAAATAGGCAGCATTTGTGACCTGAAACTTAATTACACAGAGGAAAGCTTATGTCTTAAAAAGGTGATAGTTCTACTTTACTAGACTAACCTTGCAAAGGGCCAGAGCACTGAGACTGGCAACAAGGGTTTATCTGCCATAGTTGTGACCTGAAACTTAATTACACAGAGGAAAGCTTGTGTCTTAAAAAGGTGTACTTTACTAAACTAACCTTGCAAAGGGCCAGAACACTGAGACTGGCAACAAGGGTTTGTCTGCCAGAGTTGTGACCTGAAACTTAATTACACAGAGGAAAGCTTGTGTCTTAAAAAGGTGATAGTTCTACTTTACTAAACTAACCTTGCAAAGGGCCAGAGCACTGAGACTGGCAACAAGGGTTTATCTGCCAGAACTCCAAGCATAAACCTGTACCAATCATTTCTAAATGGTTTGTGATCCTAACATGCACACACCAAAACCTGGCAATTTCATGCCCCTAGCAAGCAAAAGACAAACAGTTTTTACTAAGTACCCTCTACCCATATAGGTTATACTTATAAAGAACAATGACCTGTATCTGTCAAAGCATCCATTATAAATCAAACTATACAAGTTTTACCTAACAGTGTCCAGCCATGTAACTATGTAAGCATCTTTTCTCCATTTCAAATACAATAAAACGGGGGCAAAGTACCAGGTAAAACAATAATGCAACTTCAAGTTAACAAATTGATATTTCCTCTCCTCCTATTGTCCCTCAGTCACTCAACATAAGCCCTAGCAGGTTCGCTGCTTCGGTCCGAATAGATCAAAGCTGCAAGGAATAAAGTACTTTCTAATTATGAAAGTGTGCATGACCCTTGAAAAAATCAAGGGAATCATAATTTCACTAAAAATATTCACATGACAAAGTAAATGAGCTAGAACTAGTAATTATTAGTAATCATCAATTTTTGGCAATGTACTAGATTTGCCAGCTGGGCTCCCTACTTTTCAACCACACATGTTGGCATCCGTATAGTTTGATTACAATGTTTACAAACACGATCAGCTAGCAAATGAAGCGATCTCATGAACTATTTTGCATATTCAATGGAGTGTTAGAAATCATTGTTACTACcattcatttattaaaaaaataattacaaaattggtAGTATCAAGTAATAAtccatttctctttcttttcagaTTACAGTGTTATCCGTCAACCCATTGACTAGGACACTGGATTATAAGGTGCCTTAAGTTCATCAACCATTTGCTCTGCAACAACTGCACCAATGTGAAAAGCCTAACTCCCCATGGTCTTTTTTCAATCAACTAGAGACAAAACCAAAGGATCGGCTAACTACATTTCCAACCCACAAATCCAAAATTGACTAAAAACCTATAGTCCAAGAAACCAAACCGAAAAAACAGCAACCATGTATGGTGACACATTAAAGAAAAGGATAACAAACCAAAGCCACAGGAAAGATGATGTACAAAAAGATTCCAAAGAACACATACAAGCAGAAagacaaacaaagaaaagaaaacccagatACCCTCTgctcattataaaaaaaaagccaacatTTTCATTTCCAAGCATAAGAGGCAAAACCAAAAATGACCCAAGGCCAAGAATCTCATTGCAATATCTAATTAAACGCCAGTAAGCCAAAGcccaagaaaagagaaagaaattaaaaaaaacatactcAATTCGAACTCCACTGCCTCCATTAGAGAAGTAGCGAGTGACATTATCGTGTACCCAACTCTCTGCAGCCTTCTTGGAAGAGTTAAAGCTTCTGAGCATAGTATTTGGAATGCCCACAGTGACACCAATATTGGACCCAGAAAGCGCTGGAAGAACAAGTGGGTCAGCATCAAAGAGCTTGACTTTGGTGATGTTGTTGGACTTCAAGAGCTCCACCACCTTGGGCGGTGGGAGAGGGTGCGAGGCGGTGTTGCCCCAGTTGATGCCTATGGCTCCAACCCTAGAGATGGtgaggatgaagaagaagaagaagaagaagagtatgaTTGGGCAAAGATTCAGAGACATTTGTAGCTTAGCTTGTGAGAGAGAGTTTGTCAAGGACTGGTGGGAGTGAAAACTTGACTGTGTTAAGCAGAGAAGGAGTTTTcgttgaaaaatattataaaaaggaCTTCAAAAAAAGCTGATGTGGAGGTAAGTGATCGAGACTTTGGTCGGACCTTTTGGCAGTTTACTGTTTGTTTGTTCAACTGCTTTGCTGCCATAGATGCTAAAGTAAAGTAACGCGTCAATGCGAATGTGATCCTTCAGTCTTTACTTcattttttaggggaaaaatACATTTAATGGGGAAGGTTGGGTCAGTGCCAAAATTAGAAGCGTTGGTTGTGGTTGTCTGGTTAAGCAcctcagtgttttttttttgaaacattctTTAGTACTGTGAGCATGTGATACTGAACATCTTTCTGTGtgtttgaataaatttagaatttagaattttcatattcataaaataaagagatttttttattgtcaatttatatattaaatttctagcatttttttaatgtaaatttatagttttgtcccaaaagaaaaatatagtaTCTTCTATACCAATTACTTACAACCCCCCTATCTCACAAAGGAGTGCtctcacacttgtggaattaaGAACATGTGGAAGGGGGTGCAAGCATTACACAAGATAACAAATCAAGAGAAGTTACCATTCATGAAagttatgaaattttaaaaaattatatcttgtctAATATTTATTTGGGTTAATTACTATATTGGTCCCTAATGTATGCCTTATGTGTCAAAATGAattctaatattaaaattgtaTTAGTTTATTTCCTAACATTTAGGAATGGTATTAAAATAGTCTTTATCATTAGGTGAGGTATGAAAAATACTAACGatgtcaattaaaaaaaatctttcatgcCATCTAACTGCCACGTGGCCTAAAgtctttaagaaaaaatactAACAATTAATTGGGATTGaaattgtttctaaaaaaaaaattgggattgAAATCAttaactttcaaaaaaattaaataaatacaacaaataaattcatGTCTAATtcttaacaaaatatttatctattattttttttttaaaaaagaaagattccTACCTAGATTATAgggaaaaattaaatgacaccCTTGTTGAGGTTAAAATACTCTCCCTTGATGTTTATAtaagagtccaaatcttctgtcccactttttctGCTTCACTCtatactctaccaataaaaacttgccacgtgttcacttaattaattaaatactactattaattaataacggtagcattaataagtcaataatggtagtatttaattaattaggtggacacgtggcaagtttttattgatggagtatagagtggaacAGAAAAAGTGGGACAAAAGATTTGAACTCTATATAAACTAGTGCGTAACCTTATGCATATGCACATGTATAATTAAAAACGATTATAATTACatgattcaaatttttttttttaagattttaaaaaattatatatggtagTAGCTTACACTTTTTGCACCAATTATTTGGTAGTATTTATATATTGCAAAAATTGAAGAGTCTAAAtcatatatttctaaaatatgtaatggtttctctatatatatatatatatatatatatctatatatatatatatatatatatatatatatatatgtaatttagaatttaattgtatttagactcttcaatttttgcaccaaataattcacttgtcacaaaaattaaaaaattagatggactTGTAGCACAAAATTGGATtgtaatttagaatctaattggatttagaatctttgatttttgcactcaataattcactttgtacaaaaaattaaaaattaaatgggacacatcGTGCAAAATTGTGAATTCAAtcaaaatctaattgaattttctctgaattttggcttttaatatatatatagaagattaTC
This region includes:
- the LOC142607190 gene encoding glucan endo-1,3-beta-glucosidase 9, which codes for MSLNLCPIILFFFFFFFILTISRVGAIGINWGNTASHPLPPPKVVELLKSNNITKVKLFDADPLVLPALSGSNIGVTVGIPNTMLRSFNSSKKAAESWVHDNVTRYFSNGGSGVRIEYVAVGDEPFLQRYGEQFHPFVIGAATNIQAALIKANLEGKVRVVVPCSFDAFLSESNLPSKGHFRSDLNKTMIQLLTFLSKHGSPFFVTISPFVTIHQNKNISLAFSLFKETAHPHNDSHRTYKNSFDLSYDTLINALSIVGFPKIDIVVAQIGWPTDGATNATPSIAETFMKSLINHLHSKLGTPLRPQDPPIETYIFSLLDEDERSITTGNFERHWGVFTFDGQAKYQVDFGQGSKNLENAQNVEYLPSKWCVVNNNRDLSNASARASEACYVSDCTALSPGGSCFNISWPGNISYAFNSYYQQHDQRTDSCDFGGLGLITTVDPSVGNCRFSVELHTSQSDSLHRACYFQWTTLLTTILVCLLRFTL